In Polaribacter sp. Hel_I_88, the following proteins share a genomic window:
- a CDS encoding sulfatase, protein MKKIRLILLLIFAVHISNAQQKKPNVVFILADDLGWSDVTLYGKTKLYETPNLERLAARGITYTRAYAASPLCSPTRASILTGQTPARTGITAPTAHLGMVKLKASLNQGTGPANKSVILESVTRLNNTLPTLGKQFKKAGYQTAHFGKWHLGADPYSPLQHGFNVDIPHWPGPGPAGTFVAPWRFKDFKENYTKEHIEDRMADEAVSWLRNVDKTKPFFMNYWQFSVHAPFDAKETLKKYYRTKVDLSDAQHSATYAAMVHSMDDAIGRLLDELDRLGLTENTIIVFTSDNGGNMYNGVTDILPNGEKYMAPPTSNRPLRGGKATMFEGGVRVPTIISYPGVTKAGAINDALVQSTDFYPTLLNLAGLEFPENHPLDGIDIIETLKGNDIKRDGIFTYFPHQPGVPDWLPTSISVHADDWKLIRLFHQGKDFKHDYLLYNLKWDISEHNNLAKTYPEKVAELDNLIQKHIEDTKAIVPIPNKNFDSTKYKPENIGKQPGGLKGKKLEIN, encoded by the coding sequence ATGAAAAAAATACGCTTAATTTTATTACTAATTTTTGCGGTTCATATTTCAAATGCACAACAAAAGAAACCAAACGTAGTTTTTATTTTAGCTGATGATTTAGGTTGGAGTGATGTTACGCTTTATGGAAAAACAAAACTTTACGAAACACCAAATTTAGAGCGTTTAGCAGCAAGAGGAATTACGTATACAAGGGCTTACGCAGCTAGTCCACTTTGTTCACCAACTAGAGCTAGTATTTTAACTGGGCAAACACCAGCAAGAACAGGAATTACTGCACCAACAGCACACTTGGGTATGGTGAAATTAAAAGCCTCTTTAAACCAGGGAACAGGACCAGCAAATAAATCTGTTATTTTAGAATCTGTTACAAGGTTAAACAACACCTTACCAACTTTGGGAAAACAATTTAAAAAGGCAGGCTACCAAACAGCACATTTTGGAAAATGGCATTTAGGTGCAGATCCATATTCGCCATTGCAACATGGCTTTAATGTTGATATTCCACATTGGCCAGGCCCAGGTCCAGCAGGAACTTTTGTAGCTCCTTGGCGTTTTAAAGATTTTAAAGAAAATTATACAAAAGAACACATAGAGGATAGAATGGCTGATGAAGCTGTTTCTTGGTTGCGTAATGTTGATAAAACAAAACCTTTTTTTATGAATTACTGGCAGTTTTCTGTTCATGCACCTTTTGATGCTAAAGAAACTTTAAAAAAATACTACAGAACCAAAGTAGACTTATCTGATGCACAACATTCTGCAACCTATGCTGCAATGGTTCATTCCATGGATGATGCAATTGGACGCCTTTTAGATGAATTAGATAGGTTAGGTTTAACAGAGAATACAATTATTGTTTTTACAAGTGATAATGGAGGAAATATGTATAATGGAGTTACAGATATTTTACCAAATGGCGAAAAATACATGGCACCACCAACTAGCAACAGACCTTTAAGAGGTGGAAAAGCAACCATGTTTGAAGGTGGTGTTAGAGTGCCAACCATAATTTCGTACCCTGGAGTTACAAAAGCAGGCGCAATTAATGATGCTCTAGTACAATCTACGGATTTTTACCCAACTTTATTAAATTTAGCTGGTTTAGAGTTCCCAGAAAATCATCCTTTAGATGGTATTGATATTATAGAAACTCTTAAAGGAAATGATATAAAAAGAGATGGAATTTTCACCTATTTCCCCCATCAACCTGGAGTTCCAGATTGGTTACCAACCTCTATTTCTGTCCATGCTGATGATTGGAAATTGATTCGTTTGTTTCATCAAGGAAAAGATTTTAAGCACGATTATTTGTTGTACAATTTAAAATGGGATATTAGTGAACATAATAATTTGGCTAAAACATATCCTGAAAAAGTAGCTGAATTAGACAACCTAATTCAAAAACATATAGAAGATACCAAAGCAATTGTACCAATTCCTAACAAAAATTTTGATTCTACAAAATACAAACCAGAAAATATTGGGAAACAACCAGGTGGTTTAAAAGGTAAAAAATTGGAGATAAACTAG
- a CDS encoding sulfatase has translation MKKYSVLFLSILFLISCQKKKQTKPNIIFILADDYGIVDSQKYAAKFLNTSMDSTFYETPNINKLMNEGISFSQAYANQLCSPTRASILTGKYASRLGFTTAMPHRNTYYNQNIVVPKGYYANDVLEHKDNILIEQALVNGTSNSGVPTGKNIQTNLDELSIAEAMTDYNNGFIGKWHIGGFGAKGFQPQDNGFETLAYFDGGGSAYFNWRNGWNQKTKERFPKMPQDEWEIGNAGAETGEKYLTDDLTKQALKYIDEKAKDKEKPFFLYFSHFAVHTPYQGKKEEIDYFNAKKTKGFNGQDNAIYASMIKSMDRSVGLILDKLKELNIEENTLVVFMSDNGGIDAEITPDGNGTENNPFLGGKACLTEGGIRVPLVFRWKGKIEQGKWVDVPVDCTDIFPTILEAAGYNAKEIIVENNLDGESIIGLLTDTKNEQKTYTKDTRYWHYPFNVIYKSPYDNLALTPHSAIRKGDFKLIFDWYGRLHLYDIEKDPFERNDLYTTQKEKGDALFNDLISWLEQNVDKRYWPTKNPDYNPENEVRDISFRDLVVELNPK, from the coding sequence ATGAAAAAATACTCAGTCTTATTTTTATCCATTTTATTTTTAATTTCTTGTCAAAAGAAAAAACAAACAAAACCAAACATAATTTTTATACTTGCTGATGATTATGGTATTGTAGATTCACAGAAATATGCCGCAAAATTTTTAAATACTTCAATGGATAGTACTTTTTACGAAACACCAAACATCAATAAATTAATGAATGAAGGTATTTCTTTTTCACAAGCCTATGCAAACCAATTATGTTCCCCAACAAGAGCTAGCATTTTAACTGGTAAATATGCTTCTAGATTGGGTTTTACAACAGCAATGCCTCATAGAAATACGTATTATAATCAGAATATAGTAGTGCCTAAAGGTTACTATGCAAACGATGTTTTAGAACACAAAGACAATATTTTAATTGAACAAGCTTTGGTAAATGGAACTTCAAATTCTGGGGTTCCAACTGGAAAAAATATACAAACCAATTTAGACGAATTGTCTATTGCAGAAGCAATGACAGACTACAATAATGGATTTATTGGAAAATGGCATATTGGAGGTTTTGGAGCAAAAGGGTTTCAGCCACAAGACAATGGTTTTGAAACATTAGCCTATTTTGATGGTGGAGGATCTGCTTATTTTAATTGGAGAAATGGATGGAATCAAAAAACAAAAGAACGTTTCCCAAAAATGCCACAAGATGAATGGGAAATAGGAAATGCAGGAGCTGAAACTGGCGAAAAATACTTAACTGATGATTTAACAAAACAAGCATTAAAGTATATTGATGAAAAAGCAAAAGATAAAGAAAAACCTTTCTTTTTATACTTTTCTCATTTTGCAGTGCACACACCATATCAAGGTAAAAAAGAAGAAATCGATTATTTTAACGCCAAAAAAACAAAAGGTTTTAACGGACAAGATAATGCCATTTATGCTTCTATGATTAAAAGTATGGATAGATCTGTTGGACTAATTTTAGACAAACTAAAAGAATTAAACATTGAAGAAAATACGCTCGTTGTTTTTATGTCTGATAATGGAGGTATTGATGCAGAAATTACTCCTGATGGAAATGGAACAGAAAACAATCCTTTTTTAGGTGGAAAAGCGTGTTTGACAGAAGGTGGAATTCGTGTTCCATTGGTTTTTAGATGGAAAGGTAAAATTGAGCAAGGAAAATGGGTAGATGTTCCTGTGGATTGTACAGATATTTTTCCAACAATTTTAGAAGCTGCAGGTTATAATGCAAAAGAAATTATTGTTGAAAATAATTTAGATGGTGAAAGTATTATTGGTTTACTAACTGATACAAAAAATGAACAAAAAACATATACTAAAGATACTCGTTATTGGCATTATCCTTTTAATGTAATTTACAAAAGTCCTTATGATAACTTGGCACTAACGCCACATTCTGCCATTAGAAAAGGCGATTTTAAACTAATTTTTGATTGGTATGGACGTTTGCATTTGTATGATATCGAAAAAGACCCTTTTGAAAGAAACGATTTATATACCACTCAAAAAGAAAAAGGAGATGCACTTTTTAATGATTTAATTTCTTGGTTAGAACAAAATGTTGATAAACGTTATTGGCCAACAAAAAATCCTGATTATAATCCTGAAAATGAGGTTAGAGATATTTCTTTTAGGGATTTGGTAGTAGAACTAAATCCTAAATAA
- a CDS encoding T9SS type A sorting domain-containing protein has translation MKKKILFMMALALSIQFVSAQAITSGDILLYLDFEGNFTDDTGNFSFARKTSGNASGAGGNDITYSSDGNIFGQYGVFDDTVYESANGIYNTSNSSTIAVWVRVDDAENIVGASISHVIDMANGPDAGTTADDGTAQLRFRSSGGSGDNNFASATTGAEIFSNETATKEVWYHIALVHDAVNETQTFYINGEVDSVYDYSAVATKPRNVSTEIIIGANKVGNTGQAIKGDIDDLLITSEILSATQVKSIMEFGVEASKTGVTSVWTGNGDTNTAFNTANNWEPLGVPAVTGNIKIPTGLTNYPVASSNVNVANILVEKNASFNAGSNTITANSSKVFGGGSLIANSVSGTFTYNVLTAIDNSAAPQIANPEGGGNIFNPAVWNLMSSPVVGETYDNDWILYNFIGTGTGANRAIASYNNTSGNWDYFQASDTPETFSQGVGFSTRKKTVDYQSKDEEVYEFVGTFPGSDVILSIIQGADTNWNLVGNPFPSYIRVSELLAATNGGGTNADNLTGASQTVYVWNGTVYTSLATTDYIQPGQGFFVEAANSTASNFSIPESLQSHQTGVTFYKNADPKVTLSISEGDRIRNAFVSYAPNRTLGLDAGNDIGMFTGVGSSFSVYTHLVADDKGIAFERQALPNSDFESMIIPVGVLASAGKEISFSIDAQNLPSGINTYLEDKVAKTFTLLENGSNHTVTLNEKQEGIGRFYLHTRSAALSTDTVLLDAVRIFNTNNSTVRISGLNNGEANFTMFNILGKQVLNTSFMANGNKDISLPNLATGIYLIKLETEQGNISKKIILE, from the coding sequence ATGAAGAAAAAAATACTATTTATGATGGCATTAGCACTGAGTATTCAGTTTGTGAGTGCTCAAGCAATTACTTCCGGAGATATTTTATTGTACCTTGATTTTGAAGGAAATTTCACAGATGATACAGGTAACTTTTCATTTGCAAGAAAAACATCTGGAAATGCGAGCGGAGCAGGTGGGAATGATATTACATATAGCAGTGATGGTAATATATTTGGACAATATGGTGTTTTTGATGATACTGTGTATGAAAGTGCAAACGGAATTTATAATACTTCAAATAGTTCTACGATTGCTGTTTGGGTAAGAGTTGATGATGCAGAAAATATCGTAGGTGCTAGTATAAGTCATGTAATTGACATGGCTAATGGACCAGATGCAGGCACTACTGCAGATGATGGAACTGCACAATTAAGATTTAGATCTTCGGGTGGCTCTGGAGATAATAACTTCGCTTCTGCTACAACTGGAGCTGAAATTTTTTCTAATGAAACAGCTACGAAAGAAGTATGGTATCATATAGCTCTTGTACATGACGCAGTAAATGAAACGCAAACTTTTTACATTAATGGAGAAGTGGATAGTGTCTATGATTATAGTGCAGTAGCAACTAAACCAAGAAATGTTAGTACAGAAATAATTATTGGTGCTAATAAGGTTGGTAATACTGGTCAAGCAATTAAGGGAGATATAGATGATTTATTAATTACTTCAGAAATTCTTTCTGCTACTCAGGTAAAATCTATCATGGAGTTTGGGGTAGAGGCATCTAAAACAGGTGTAACCAGTGTTTGGACAGGAAATGGGGATACAAATACAGCTTTTAATACCGCAAATAATTGGGAGCCATTAGGAGTACCTGCTGTTACTGGTAACATAAAAATACCAACAGGTTTAACGAATTACCCAGTAGCATCTAGTAATGTTAATGTTGCTAATATTTTAGTAGAGAAAAATGCATCTTTTAACGCGGGTAGTAACACTATAACTGCTAATTCTTCAAAAGTTTTTGGTGGTGGAAGTTTAATTGCTAATAGCGTTTCAGGTACTTTTACCTATAATGTTTTAACAGCAATAGATAATAGTGCTGCACCCCAAATAGCTAATCCAGAAGGAGGAGGAAATATTTTTAATCCAGCTGTTTGGAATTTAATGTCCTCTCCTGTTGTTGGTGAAACATATGATAATGATTGGATATTATACAACTTTATAGGAACTGGTACTGGAGCAAATAGAGCTATAGCTTCTTACAACAATACAAGTGGTAATTGGGATTATTTCCAGGCGAGCGATACTCCAGAGACCTTCAGCCAAGGTGTTGGGTTTTCAACCAGAAAAAAAACTGTAGATTATCAAAGTAAAGACGAGGAAGTTTATGAGTTTGTAGGAACTTTTCCAGGTTCAGATGTTATACTATCAATAATTCAAGGTGCAGATACTAATTGGAATTTAGTCGGTAATCCTTTTCCATCTTATATTAGAGTTTCAGAATTATTGGCAGCTACTAATGGTGGAGGAACAAATGCAGATAATCTTACAGGAGCTAGTCAAACTGTTTATGTTTGGAATGGTACTGTTTATACTAGCTTAGCTACAACAGATTATATACAACCAGGTCAAGGCTTCTTTGTAGAGGCAGCAAATTCTACAGCAAGTAATTTTTCTATACCAGAATCTTTACAGAGTCATCAAACTGGCGTTACGTTTTATAAAAATGCAGATCCAAAAGTTACGCTTTCTATATCTGAAGGAGATAGAATAAGAAATGCTTTTGTAAGTTATGCACCTAATAGAACTTTAGGTTTAGACGCAGGAAATGATATTGGCATGTTTACAGGAGTGGGCTCTAGCTTTTCAGTATATACTCATTTGGTAGCAGATGATAAAGGAATTGCTTTTGAAAGACAAGCATTACCAAATTCGGATTTCGAAAGTATGATTATTCCTGTTGGTGTACTTGCAAGTGCAGGAAAAGAAATTTCTTTTTCTATAGATGCTCAAAATTTACCAAGTGGTATTAATACCTATTTAGAAGATAAAGTTGCAAAAACTTTTACGCTTTTAGAAAATGGCTCAAACCATACTGTAACCTTAAATGAAAAACAAGAAGGTATTGGAAGGTTTTACTTACATACACGTTCTGCTGCTTTAAGTACAGATACTGTTTTATTAGATGCTGTAAGAATTTTTAATACAAATAATTCAACTGTAAGAATTTCAGGTTTAAATAATGGTGAAGCTAATTTTACAATGTTTAATATTTTAGGAAAACAAGTGTTAAATACTTCTTTTATGGCTAATGGCAACAAAGATATTTCTTTACCAAATTTAGCAACTGGAATCTATTTAATTAAATTAGAAACCGAACAAGGAAACATCAGCAAAAAAATAATTTTAGAATAA
- a CDS encoding sulfatase, which translates to MKTIFRIFLFLFVLNSFGQKKPNIIVIFTDDHGYADIGANGFADDVKTPNIDLLAKNGVRFTAGYITAPQCIPSRAGLLTGRYQQRFGLDQNGTIPLPLDEVLIPQRLKKAGYTTGMAGKWHLDPNPGALEWVKENIPNTDVKDRKNIKIPTKLREPYTSDNRGFDFVFEGYLNTYRSNFDLYDGKKTPPKTVKEKGYRLDIQTQAAITFIKQNKENPFFFYLSYFAPHVPLEATKKYLNRFPKKMPERRRHALAMLASIDDGVGNIKQTLKDLNMEENTLIFFISDNGAPLKINKEDKPISFKGGAWDGSLNTPFVGEKGMLSEGGIRVPFIMNWPAVLPKGKVYNKPVISLDVAATTIAIADLKESKELDGVNLIPFLIDDKKGEPHQSLFWRFWSQSAIREGNYKYLKFGEREFLFDVTTLEHENVNLIKKHPNLAKDLKARLVKWSNTLKNKGIDLATKESEKVWFTHYFPTE; encoded by the coding sequence ATGAAAACCATATTTCGTATTTTTTTATTCCTTTTTGTTTTGAATTCCTTTGGTCAAAAAAAACCAAATATCATTGTAATTTTTACTGATGATCATGGGTATGCAGATATTGGTGCAAATGGTTTTGCTGATGATGTAAAAACGCCAAATATAGATTTATTGGCAAAAAACGGAGTACGTTTTACGGCTGGTTATATTACAGCTCCACAATGTATTCCGTCAAGAGCAGGACTTTTAACTGGAAGGTATCAACAAAGATTTGGTTTAGATCAAAATGGAACAATTCCTTTGCCTTTAGATGAAGTTTTAATTCCACAAAGGTTAAAAAAAGCAGGATACACAACAGGTATGGCTGGTAAGTGGCATTTAGATCCTAACCCAGGTGCTTTAGAATGGGTGAAAGAAAATATACCAAATACTGACGTAAAAGATCGAAAAAACATAAAAATTCCTACAAAATTAAGAGAACCTTATACAAGTGATAACCGAGGTTTTGATTTTGTTTTTGAAGGATATTTAAACACATATAGAAGTAATTTTGATTTATATGATGGAAAAAAAACACCACCAAAAACAGTAAAAGAAAAAGGATATCGTTTGGATATTCAAACACAGGCTGCTATTACTTTTATCAAACAAAATAAGGAAAACCCTTTCTTTTTTTATCTTTCTTATTTTGCACCTCATGTTCCTTTAGAAGCTACTAAAAAATACTTAAATCGATTTCCTAAAAAAATGCCAGAAAGAAGAAGACATGCTTTAGCAATGCTAGCCTCAATTGATGATGGAGTAGGAAACATAAAACAAACTTTAAAAGATTTAAATATGGAAGAAAACACACTAATCTTTTTTATTAGTGATAATGGAGCTCCTTTAAAAATTAATAAAGAAGATAAACCAATATCTTTTAAAGGCGGTGCTTGGGATGGTTCTTTAAATACGCCTTTTGTTGGCGAAAAAGGTATGCTTTCTGAAGGAGGAATTAGAGTGCCATTTATTATGAATTGGCCAGCAGTTTTGCCAAAAGGTAAAGTTTACAATAAGCCCGTAATTTCTTTAGATGTTGCAGCAACAACAATTGCAATTGCAGATTTAAAAGAAAGTAAAGAATTAGATGGTGTAAATTTAATTCCTTTTTTAATAGATGATAAAAAAGGTGAACCCCATCAAAGTTTATTCTGGAGATTTTGGTCTCAATCAGCTATTAGAGAAGGCAATTATAAATATCTAAAATTTGGAGAAAGAGAGTTTTTATTTGATGTTACTACATTAGAGCATGAAAATGTAAATCTTATAAAAAAACATCCAAATTTAGCAAAAGATTTGAAAGCAAGATTAGTAAAATGGTCTAATACTTTAAAAAATAAAGGAATAGATTTAGCAACTAAAGAAAGTGAAAAAGTATGGTTTACTCATTATTTTCCAACAGAATAA
- a CDS encoding GntR family transcriptional regulator, which yields MFDFITIDENSRVPKYQQIVNAIIQNISNGNLVIDQRIPSINSFSEEYYLSRDTVEKAYNILKKRNIITSVRGKGYYITRTKLISKANILFLINKLSSYKLKVYNSFIDNIGPNSHTDLHIYHCDETVFLNLISKNKAAYDYFVIMPHFKTEELAHVSYTDKVIKALKEIPKEKLVILDNFKEGIEGGSIEIFQDFENDIYNALNKAYSKMKKYKNLTLFYPTKTVYPYPKRILHGFRKFCFERSIDFEYLEEVYEDMVIRKGDLFITIQESDLVSLVKRTREENFKLGKDVGIISYNDTPLKELLGITVVSTDFNIMGETAAKMILEQKKGKFKVPFNFIDRKSL from the coding sequence ATGTTTGACTTTATAACGATTGATGAAAACTCAAGAGTTCCTAAATATCAACAAATCGTAAACGCTATTATTCAAAACATTTCCAATGGTAACTTGGTTATAGATCAAAGAATACCCTCTATAAATAGTTTTAGCGAGGAATATTATTTATCTAGAGATACTGTAGAAAAAGCCTATAATATTTTAAAAAAACGTAATATAATTACATCTGTAAGAGGTAAAGGATATTATATTACTAGAACAAAATTAATATCTAAAGCAAATATTTTATTTTTAATAAACAAGTTAAGTTCCTACAAATTAAAAGTTTATAATTCTTTTATTGATAATATTGGGCCTAATTCTCATACTGATTTACATATTTATCATTGTGATGAAACTGTTTTTTTAAATTTGATTTCCAAAAATAAAGCTGCTTATGATTATTTTGTAATTATGCCACATTTTAAAACGGAAGAACTTGCTCATGTAAGTTATACTGACAAAGTAATAAAAGCTTTAAAAGAAATACCAAAAGAGAAATTGGTTATTTTAGATAATTTTAAAGAAGGAATTGAAGGTGGTTCCATTGAGATTTTTCAAGATTTTGAAAACGACATTTATAATGCTTTAAACAAAGCATACTCTAAAATGAAGAAATATAAAAATCTAACGTTGTTTTATCCTACAAAAACAGTTTATCCTTATCCAAAAAGGATTTTACATGGTTTTAGAAAATTTTGTTTTGAACGCTCTATCGATTTTGAATATTTAGAAGAAGTGTATGAAGATATGGTTATTAGAAAAGGAGACTTATTTATAACCATACAGGAATCGGATTTAGTAAGTTTGGTAAAAAGAACTAGAGAAGAAAACTTTAAATTAGGTAAAGATGTAGGAATTATATCTTATAATGACACACCTTTAAAAGAATTATTAGGTATTACTGTAGTTTCTACAGATTTTAATATTATGGGGGAAACTGCTGCTAAAATGATTTTAGAACAGAAAAAAGGTAAATTTAAAGTTCCATTTAATTTTATTGACAGGAAATCTTTGTAA
- a CDS encoding bifunctional rhamnulose-1-phosphate aldolase/short-chain dehydrogenase: METNTKTFKYVDYLWDQQKADALADDQVALFLYRSNILGADLRITNYGGGNTSCKTIEKDPLTNEEVEVMWVKGSGGDIGTLNRAGIAGLYTSRLRDLKNVYGGLEDEDRMVGLFNHCIYDLDSKAPSIDTPLHGLLPFAHIDHLHPDALIAVAAAENSEQVTKEIWGDTMGWVPWKKPGFELGLMLEKCLADNPGIRGIVLGSHGLFTWGDTSYESYMNSLEVIEMASEFIEKKIKENGEVFGGQKVESLPANERQEKAAQIMPLLRGLCSSENGMIGHFSDTDVVLEFINSNDLERLAPMGTSCPDHFLRTKIQPLVLSLDKNEDLSDTDAILAKLEPAFEAYRQEYIDYYNKCKNDSSPAIRDANPVIIIYPGIGMFSFAKNKQTTRVANEFYTNAINVMRGAEAITAYTSLPRQEAFDIEYWLLEEAKLQRMPKEQPLSRKVAFVTGAGGGIGKAIADKLAAEGANVVLTDINEESLKEAHETYKRDVSTYAICDVTSTESISSAYKKACVEFGGVDIVVHSAGLAISKALEDTTDKDWNILQSILVKGQFDLAKQAAAIMRKQGLGGNYISIASKNGLVAGPNNVAYGTAKAAQQHMVRLLAAELGKDKIRVNTVNPDGVIVGSKIWEGAWAEGRAKANGITVAELPAFYAKRNLLNEIIRPEDIANGVFSLVGILDKSTGNIINVDGGMANAFVR; the protein is encoded by the coding sequence ATGGAAACTAATACAAAAACATTTAAGTACGTAGATTATTTATGGGATCAACAAAAAGCAGATGCTTTAGCAGATGATCAAGTAGCCCTATTTTTATATCGTTCAAATATTTTAGGAGCAGACTTAAGAATCACAAATTATGGTGGTGGAAACACAAGTTGTAAAACCATCGAAAAAGATCCTTTAACGAATGAAGAAGTTGAGGTAATGTGGGTAAAAGGTTCTGGAGGAGATATTGGAACACTAAACAGAGCAGGAATTGCAGGTTTGTATACCAGTAGATTGCGTGATTTAAAAAATGTTTATGGAGGTTTAGAGGATGAGGACAGAATGGTTGGTTTGTTTAATCACTGTATTTATGATTTAGATAGCAAAGCTCCTTCTATAGACACTCCTTTACATGGCTTATTACCCTTTGCACATATAGATCATTTACATCCAGATGCTTTAATAGCTGTTGCTGCTGCTGAAAATAGTGAGCAAGTTACCAAAGAAATTTGGGGAGATACAATGGGTTGGGTGCCTTGGAAAAAACCAGGTTTTGAATTGGGTTTAATGCTAGAAAAATGTTTAGCAGACAATCCAGGAATTAGAGGAATTGTTTTAGGTTCTCATGGTTTATTTACTTGGGGAGATACTTCTTACGAATCGTATATGAATAGTTTAGAAGTTATTGAAATGGCTTCTGAATTTATTGAAAAGAAAATAAAAGAAAATGGTGAGGTTTTTGGCGGACAAAAAGTTGAAAGTTTACCAGCAAACGAGCGTCAGGAAAAAGCTGCACAAATAATGCCTTTGTTAAGAGGCTTGTGTTCTTCAGAAAACGGAATGATTGGTCATTTTTCTGATACGGATGTTGTTTTAGAATTTATCAATAGTAATGATTTAGAGCGTTTAGCGCCAATGGGTACTTCATGTCCAGATCATTTTTTAAGAACCAAAATTCAACCTTTAGTTTTATCTTTAGATAAAAACGAAGATTTAAGTGATACAGATGCAATTCTTGCAAAATTAGAACCAGCCTTTGAAGCTTACAGACAAGAATATATAGATTATTATAATAAGTGCAAAAACGATAGCAGCCCTGCAATTAGAGATGCAAATCCTGTAATTATTATTTACCCAGGAATTGGGATGTTTAGTTTTGCAAAAAACAAACAAACAACAAGAGTTGCAAACGAATTCTATACAAACGCAATTAATGTAATGAGAGGTGCAGAAGCAATTACTGCTTACACATCTTTACCAAGACAAGAAGCTTTTGATATTGAATATTGGTTATTGGAAGAGGCAAAATTACAACGTATGCCAAAAGAACAACCATTATCAAGAAAAGTAGCATTTGTTACTGGAGCTGGTGGTGGAATTGGTAAAGCAATTGCAGATAAATTAGCTGCTGAAGGTGCAAATGTTGTTTTAACAGATATTAATGAAGAAAGTTTAAAAGAAGCGCATGAAACTTATAAACGAGATGTTTCTACCTATGCAATTTGTGATGTAACAAGTACAGAATCTATCTCATCTGCTTACAAAAAGGCTTGTGTAGAATTTGGAGGAGTAGATATTGTTGTGCACAGTGCAGGTTTAGCAATTTCTAAAGCTTTAGAGGATACAACCGATAAAGATTGGAATATTTTACAAAGCATTTTAGTAAAAGGTCAGTTTGATTTGGCAAAACAAGCTGCAGCAATTATGCGTAAGCAAGGTTTAGGAGGTAATTATATTTCTATAGCAAGTAAAAACGGCTTGGTTGCTGGACCTAACAATGTTGCATACGGAACAGCAAAAGCTGCTCAACAACATATGGTTCGTTTATTAGCAGCGGAATTAGGGAAAGATAAAATTCGAGTAAATACCGTAAACCCTGATGGAGTTATTGTAGGAAGTAAAATTTGGGAAGGAGCTTGGGCAGAAGGCAGAGCAAAAGCAAATGGAATTACTGTTGCAGAATTACCAGCATTTTATGCAAAAAGAAACTTGTTAAACGAAATTATTAGACCAGAAGATATTGCAAACGGAGTATTCTCTTTAGTTGGTATTTTAGACAAATCTACAGGAAACATTATAAATGTTGACGGTGGAATGGCTAATGCTTTCGTTAGATAA